One Tessaracoccus lacteus DNA window includes the following coding sequences:
- a CDS encoding outer membrane protein assembly factor BamB family protein, with protein sequence MQSDGELLDLDLPQRPPARPARQGWPVVVAVVILMGVAVAAGLLVQRQPSRYPAGEPTEAWFQADVIDVMAAGDDQLLVVTLGDGASHRVQLRDGVDGDIRWSVEDETGLRVASDLPGTRWVALTEDRGSFDTTTRMVGVQLLDRASGDVDEVLALAASRTTDSTVLDSSLLSSVDGTLVLIEPAAEGDAYAVSRLRSPRRDDAEWTSTVPSTLVPDVYGRRPPVERDGWLLFPAGYDSIGTPPLYTLALELDTGEVAEWVDPDLPFSVVDDTAVTWGADGSLRGLDLATGRELWTRSDPISWLLADGGILAEVIDGPTATVRLLSPRTGEVVFDLAVDAFPTAMLRYGDILVLADGSASFGIETVTQRWNPVLAYDLRNGSLLWSALDDADASLDFVVTLSAGAGQILVTTSTDRWGDMALHGIDPATGALTWTWGPEEALVQQTGARWTVLSGEGISVLG encoded by the coding sequence ATGCAGTCCGACGGGGAGCTCCTCGACCTCGACCTGCCCCAGCGCCCTCCGGCCAGGCCGGCACGACAGGGCTGGCCGGTGGTGGTGGCCGTTGTCATTTTGATGGGCGTCGCGGTCGCCGCAGGGCTTCTCGTGCAGCGTCAGCCGAGCCGCTACCCCGCCGGGGAACCGACCGAGGCCTGGTTCCAGGCGGACGTCATCGACGTCATGGCGGCCGGCGACGATCAGCTGCTCGTCGTCACGCTCGGGGACGGCGCCTCGCACCGAGTCCAGCTGCGCGACGGCGTCGATGGGGACATCCGCTGGTCGGTCGAGGACGAGACGGGCCTGCGAGTCGCGTCCGACCTCCCCGGCACGCGGTGGGTGGCGCTGACGGAGGACCGTGGATCCTTCGACACCACGACGCGGATGGTGGGCGTGCAACTCCTCGACCGCGCCTCGGGTGACGTCGACGAGGTGCTAGCCCTGGCGGCCAGCCGCACGACCGACTCCACGGTGCTCGACTCGTCGCTCCTGAGCAGCGTCGACGGCACCCTCGTCCTCATCGAGCCGGCGGCCGAAGGGGACGCCTACGCGGTGTCGCGGCTCCGATCGCCCCGCCGCGACGACGCCGAGTGGACCTCGACGGTCCCCTCCACGCTCGTGCCCGACGTGTACGGCCGTCGGCCGCCGGTCGAGCGCGACGGCTGGCTGCTGTTCCCGGCCGGCTACGATTCCATCGGCACCCCCCCGCTGTACACCCTCGCCCTCGAACTCGACACGGGCGAGGTGGCCGAGTGGGTGGACCCGGACCTCCCCTTCTCCGTCGTCGACGACACGGCCGTCACCTGGGGAGCCGACGGCAGCCTCCGCGGGCTGGACCTCGCCACGGGACGCGAGCTCTGGACGCGCAGCGACCCGATCTCCTGGCTCCTGGCCGACGGGGGAATCCTCGCTGAGGTCATCGACGGCCCGACGGCCACCGTGAGGCTGCTGTCGCCGAGAACCGGCGAGGTGGTGTTCGACCTGGCCGTCGACGCGTTCCCCACGGCCATGCTCCGCTACGGGGACATCCTGGTCCTCGCAGACGGGTCCGCCTCCTTCGGCATCGAGACCGTCACGCAACGGTGGAACCCGGTGCTGGCCTACGACCTGAGGAACGGCTCCCTGCTGTGGAGCGCTCTCGACGACGCCGACGCGTCGCTCGACTTCGTGGTGACGCTCAGTGCGGGAGCAGGGCAGATCCTGGTCACCACGAGCACGGACCGCTGGGGAGACATGGCCCTGCACGGCATCGACCCAGCGACCGGCGCCCTGACCTGGACGTGGGGACCCGAGGAGGCACTGGTGCAGCAGACCGGTGCCAGGTGGACCGTGCTGTCGGGGGAAGGCATCTCCGTCCTCGGCTGA
- a CDS encoding DUF222 domain-containing protein translates to MESRRRDDSREATNRLRAGVALRRRGEAEELEALCDLALAYRLDEADLLDYGTEVYRDRDTKLPEKLIHPGGEGTPSVSEFLAMEVAALLRCSQTAAIERIASALNLKYRHPMLFEAVVNGEVESWLAARAAWLCRDLDPMQAETVTARWLPRQYGLVPGAALGELKKLIICVDVAAAREREAEARARRGVWLRDEEPGVTSIGGRLDVLDGRIVDERLHQISERLKARYPGLDHSARRAKALSLAMNPDLLLAILEADQPALAIDCDSPGEGPDCRGIDCNGAGGGLDCSDSDHDTPVITAVPDEPPDEDEAPFPDELPEIEPPPPPGPGPFASLKAPRQACAEPRRSARRPDQPPDLPDRFAEPPSGFPELFEGRRAQRGEDPPPHTARLDGAGTEPSPHARRSEDPPPPTPAPLPRVEIVVHITADTEGNLDPVATVERVDTLTTALLGELLGDAYRNGEIALKVQPVIDLNNTPAADGYRPTQRMRKALRLLRPTEAFPFSTRTRRLDIDHNTTYLPGRPGQTRLDNLAQLCRRVHRGKTKGAWVLNQITPGHFRWTSPLGYVYEVTSGGAWLECTPDLGPQLSTVDKTIQDWCDTIADATTLARCG, encoded by the coding sequence GTGGAATCCAGACGACGCGACGACTCCCGGGAGGCGACCAACCGCCTCCGCGCCGGTGTCGCGCTGCGTCGCCGCGGTGAGGCCGAGGAGTTGGAGGCCCTGTGCGACCTGGCCTTGGCGTACCGGCTGGATGAGGCCGATCTGTTGGATTACGGGACCGAGGTCTACCGTGACCGCGACACAAAGCTGCCGGAGAAGCTGATCCACCCCGGCGGGGAGGGCACCCCGAGCGTGTCGGAGTTCCTCGCCATGGAGGTTGCCGCGCTGCTGCGGTGTTCCCAGACCGCGGCGATCGAGAGGATCGCCTCCGCCCTGAACCTGAAGTATCGACATCCCATGTTGTTCGAGGCTGTGGTCAACGGGGAGGTCGAATCGTGGCTCGCGGCGAGGGCGGCGTGGTTGTGTCGGGATCTGGATCCGATGCAGGCCGAGACCGTCACCGCGCGCTGGCTGCCGAGGCAGTACGGCCTGGTGCCTGGTGCCGCGTTGGGGGAGCTGAAGAAGCTGATCATCTGCGTCGACGTGGCCGCGGCGCGGGAGCGGGAGGCTGAGGCCCGTGCGCGGCGTGGGGTGTGGCTGCGGGATGAGGAGCCGGGGGTCACGAGCATCGGTGGTCGGCTTGATGTGTTGGATGGCCGGATCGTCGACGAGCGTCTGCATCAGATCTCGGAGCGGTTGAAGGCCCGGTATCCCGGGCTGGACCACTCCGCCCGCCGCGCGAAGGCACTCTCATTGGCCATGAACCCCGACCTGCTCCTCGCCATCCTCGAAGCAGATCAGCCCGCACTGGCCATCGACTGCGACAGCCCAGGTGAGGGTCCCGACTGTCGGGGTATCGACTGCAACGGCGCGGGCGGCGGCCTCGACTGCTCGGACAGCGACCACGACACGCCGGTGATCACGGCGGTGCCGGATGAGCCGCCGGACGAGGACGAGGCGCCGTTCCCGGACGAGTTGCCCGAGATCGAACCCCCACCTCCTCCCGGACCAGGTCCTTTCGCTTCGCTCAAGGCACCTCGACAGGCATGTGCTGAGCCCCGTCGAAGTGCTCGGCGACCCGACCAGCCCCCTGATCTACCCGACCGGTTCGCGGAGCCGCCATCAGGGTTCCCTGAGCTTTTCGAAGGGCGCCGAGCGCAGCGAGGCGAAGACCCGCCACCCCACACGGCACGCCTGGACGGGGCCGGGACAGAACCCAGTCCACATGCCAGGCGGTCCGAAGACCCACCGCCGCCCACACCTGCGCCGTTGCCGAGGGTGGAGATCGTCGTGCACATCACCGCGGACACCGAAGGAAACCTCGACCCCGTCGCGACGGTCGAGCGAGTCGACACACTCACCACCGCCCTGCTCGGCGAACTCCTCGGCGACGCCTACCGCAACGGCGAGATCGCGCTGAAGGTCCAGCCCGTCATCGACCTGAACAACACTCCGGCCGCGGACGGCTACCGGCCGACGCAGCGGATGCGCAAAGCCCTCCGGCTCCTCCGACCCACGGAGGCGTTCCCGTTCTCCACCCGCACCCGCCGCCTGGACATCGACCACAACACCACCTACCTGCCCGGCCGACCGGGCCAGACCCGGCTGGACAATCTGGCCCAGCTGTGTCGCCGGGTCCACCGCGGCAAGACCAAGGGTGCGTGGGTGCTGAACCAGATCACACCCGGCCACTTCCGCTGGACCAGCCCCCTCGGTTATGTCTACGAAGTCACCAGCGGCGGCGCCTGGCTGGAATGCACCCCCGACCTCGGACCCCAGCTCAGCACCGTCGACAAGACCATCCAGGACTGGTGCGACACCATCGCCGACGCCACCACCCTCGCCCGCTGCGGCTGA
- a CDS encoding FKBP-type peptidyl-prolyl cis-trans isomerase, giving the protein MNEKPEIDFPGGEAPADLVITDIVEGDGAEAKAGDVAHVHYVGVAFSTGEEFDSSWNRGAPLSFPLGHGHVISGWDQGIQGMKIGGRRQLVIPSHLAYGERGAGGVIAPGETLIFVCDLVGLN; this is encoded by the coding sequence ATGAACGAGAAGCCCGAGATCGACTTCCCCGGCGGCGAAGCCCCGGCCGATCTCGTCATCACCGACATCGTCGAAGGCGACGGCGCCGAGGCCAAGGCCGGCGACGTCGCGCACGTGCACTACGTCGGCGTCGCCTTCAGCACAGGCGAGGAGTTCGACTCCTCCTGGAACCGCGGCGCGCCCCTGTCGTTCCCGCTGGGTCACGGCCACGTCATCAGCGGCTGGGACCAGGGCATCCAGGGCATGAAGATCGGCGGCCGTCGCCAGCTCGTCATCCCCAGCCACCTCGCCTACGGCGAGCGTGGCGCCGGCGGCGTCATCGCCCCCGGGGAGACGCTGATCTTCGTCTGCGACCTCGTCGGCCTCAACTGA
- a CDS encoding sodium-translocating pyrophosphatase — translation MRRGRARRAVLLGSAALLLAGCAGGGGTSGHEIGGEANLQLPDLGQVSFIGLPGDVLLGLGLIVCALGLCFGVLTYRSLKRMPAHQAMREISELIYTTCKAYLKQQGRFLLLLWAFIATIIVVYYLFLVGFGVGKTAVVIGFSLIGMAGSYAVAWYGIRVNTLANARTAHASLAGRPYPVHDIPLRSGMSIGMVLISVELAMMLIILVMLPGEIAGACFIGFAIGESLGASALRIAGGIFTKIADIGADLMKIVFRIKEDDARNPGVIADCTGDNAGDSVGPSADGFETYGVTGVALITFILLGVPDQTLQIQLLVWIFVIRAVMVVASGLSYFINHAITKARYGDAEEMDFERPLTTLVWITSGLCIAATFGTSVLLIGGLEDGLWWKLSLIVSCGTLAGALIPELVKAFTSTKSRHTREVVVSSSKGGASLGILSGLVAGNFSAYWLGLAITGLMAVSYFISTLGMASFMLAPAVFAFGLVAFGFLGMGPVTIAVDSYGPVTDNAQSVFELSTIEEIDGIEAELQRDYGIEPDFERAKFLLEDNDGAGNTFKATAKPVLIGTAVVGATTMIFSIMMGLTGGLEHDVENLSLLHAPFLLGLLVGGAVIFWFTGASMQAVTTGAYRAVEFIGTTIDLDSEATRASEEDSSKVVEICTKYAQKGMFNIFLGVFFATLAFSFVEPFFFIGYLIAMALFGLYQAIFMANAGGAWDNAKKLVEVDLAAKGTPLHEATIVGDTVGDPYKDTSSVALNPVIKFTTLFGLLAVELAVSLQAQYGTALTGSLAVVFFLVSAYFVHRSFYGMTIGDKLSDVEVGDKLEVEEAA, via the coding sequence ATGCGACGGGGGCGAGCAAGACGCGCGGTCCTCCTTGGATCGGCTGCGCTGCTGCTGGCCGGCTGCGCTGGTGGGGGCGGCACCAGCGGGCACGAGATCGGCGGCGAGGCGAACCTCCAGCTTCCTGACCTCGGCCAGGTGTCCTTCATCGGCCTCCCCGGCGACGTGCTGCTGGGCCTCGGCCTCATCGTGTGCGCGTTGGGCCTGTGCTTCGGCGTGCTGACCTACCGCTCACTGAAGCGGATGCCGGCGCACCAGGCGATGCGCGAGATCTCCGAGCTCATCTACACGACCTGCAAGGCCTACCTAAAGCAGCAGGGCCGGTTCCTGCTGCTGCTGTGGGCGTTCATCGCGACAATCATCGTCGTCTACTACCTGTTCCTGGTTGGCTTCGGCGTCGGCAAGACCGCAGTCGTCATCGGGTTCTCGCTGATCGGCATGGCCGGTTCGTACGCGGTCGCATGGTACGGCATCCGCGTCAACACCCTTGCCAACGCACGGACCGCGCACGCATCGCTGGCGGGCAGGCCGTACCCGGTCCACGACATCCCGCTGCGCTCCGGTATGAGCATCGGCATGGTGCTGATCTCGGTCGAGCTGGCGATGATGCTCATCATCCTCGTGATGCTGCCCGGCGAGATCGCGGGCGCGTGCTTCATCGGCTTCGCCATCGGCGAGTCGCTCGGAGCCTCCGCCCTGCGCATCGCGGGCGGCATCTTCACCAAGATCGCCGACATCGGCGCCGACCTCATGAAGATCGTCTTCCGCATCAAGGAGGACGACGCCCGCAACCCCGGCGTGATCGCGGACTGCACGGGTGACAACGCCGGCGACTCCGTCGGCCCCTCGGCCGACGGGTTCGAGACCTACGGCGTCACGGGCGTCGCGCTCATCACATTCATCCTGCTGGGCGTGCCCGACCAGACGCTGCAGATCCAGCTGCTGGTGTGGATCTTCGTCATCCGAGCGGTGATGGTCGTCGCGTCCGGCCTGTCGTACTTCATCAACCACGCCATCACGAAGGCCCGCTACGGCGACGCCGAGGAGATGGACTTCGAGCGCCCGCTGACCACGCTGGTGTGGATCACGTCGGGGCTGTGCATCGCGGCGACGTTCGGGACCTCCGTTCTGCTGATCGGCGGGCTCGAGGACGGGCTCTGGTGGAAGCTGTCGCTCATCGTGTCCTGCGGCACGCTGGCAGGCGCGCTGATCCCGGAGCTGGTGAAGGCATTTACGTCGACCAAGTCGCGGCACACGCGCGAGGTCGTGGTGTCGTCCAGCAAGGGCGGAGCGTCGCTCGGCATCCTGTCGGGCCTGGTGGCCGGGAACTTCTCCGCCTACTGGCTCGGGCTGGCGATCACGGGCCTGATGGCCGTGTCGTACTTCATCTCCACGCTCGGCATGGCGTCGTTCATGCTGGCGCCGGCGGTGTTCGCGTTCGGCCTCGTGGCCTTCGGGTTCCTGGGCATGGGGCCGGTGACGATCGCCGTCGACTCCTACGGGCCGGTGACGGACAACGCACAGTCGGTCTTCGAGCTGTCCACGATCGAGGAGATCGACGGCATCGAGGCCGAACTGCAGCGTGACTACGGCATCGAGCCCGACTTCGAGCGGGCGAAGTTCCTTCTCGAGGACAACGACGGGGCCGGCAACACGTTCAAGGCAACCGCCAAGCCGGTGCTGATCGGCACGGCCGTCGTCGGGGCGACGACCATGATCTTCTCGATCATGATGGGTCTGACCGGTGGGCTGGAGCACGACGTCGAGAACCTGTCCCTGCTGCACGCGCCGTTCCTGCTCGGCCTGCTGGTCGGAGGGGCGGTGATCTTCTGGTTCACGGGCGCCTCGATGCAGGCGGTCACCACTGGCGCCTACCGCGCGGTGGAGTTCATCGGCACGACGATCGACCTCGACAGCGAGGCCACCCGCGCAAGCGAGGAGGACTCGTCGAAGGTGGTCGAGATCTGCACGAAGTACGCGCAGAAGGGCATGTTCAACATCTTCCTCGGCGTGTTCTTCGCGACGCTCGCCTTCTCGTTCGTCGAGCCGTTCTTCTTCATCGGCTACCTGATCGCGATGGCACTGTTCGGCCTCTACCAGGCGATCTTCATGGCCAACGCGGGCGGCGCCTGGGACAACGCGAAGAAGCTCGTCGAGGTGGACCTCGCCGCGAAGGGCACCCCGCTGCACGAAGCGACGATCGTCGGCGACACCGTCGGCGATCCCTACAAGGACACCTCGTCAGTGGCCCTCAACCCGGTCATCAAGTTCACGACGCTGTTCGGCCTGCTGGCGGTCGAGCTGGCCGTGTCGCTGCAGGCCCAGTACGGGACGGCGCTGACCGGCTCGCTGGCAGTGGTGTTCTTCCTCGTCAGCGCCTACTTCGTGCACCGCTCGTTCTACGGCATGACGATCGGCGACAAGCTCTCAGACGTCGAGGTGGGCGACAAGCTGGAGGTCGAGGAGGCGGCTTGA
- a CDS encoding Ltp family lipoprotein, translating into MPHGARIATAFTIALLTACGSTGEQPPSPAVSTAVATATVTATITATASATASPSPEPSTQSSAELAAAEALADVSQWIESSRNQTTEGEPRFTKVAFDATTGSVTLTHTNSYARLSKSYGVDDLSSRLQAIMRGVDGVDAAFNDPGIKRIIVVSSYGKPMVDTTPDEFAKVEPGPTDQDSDRPTTSDGDDSSGSLAHENAVRMAESYLDSAPFSKKGLIAQLEYEGFSNAEAKRAVASISVDWNEQAADTARSYLDTSAFSRSGLLDQLLFEGFTREQAEHGLTAVGY; encoded by the coding sequence GTGCCGCATGGAGCGCGAATCGCCACAGCCTTCACCATCGCCCTCCTGACCGCTTGCGGCAGCACTGGCGAGCAGCCACCGTCACCCGCTGTCTCAACCGCTGTAGCCACGGCCACGGTGACAGCGACGATCACGGCCACTGCCTCGGCCACCGCAAGTCCATCGCCAGAGCCATCGACTCAATCAAGTGCCGAACTGGCAGCCGCGGAAGCGCTGGCCGACGTCTCGCAATGGATCGAATCGAGCCGCAACCAGACAACGGAGGGAGAGCCTCGCTTCACCAAAGTGGCCTTCGACGCCACAACTGGCTCAGTGACTCTGACCCACACCAATTCCTACGCCCGCCTCTCGAAGAGCTACGGAGTGGACGACCTTTCTTCGCGCCTCCAAGCGATCATGCGCGGTGTCGACGGGGTCGACGCCGCATTCAATGATCCGGGAATCAAGAGGATCATCGTCGTCTCGAGCTATGGCAAGCCCATGGTCGACACGACGCCTGATGAATTCGCCAAGGTCGAACCAGGACCGACCGACCAGGACTCCGACCGGCCGACGACATCAGACGGCGACGATTCCTCGGGATCGCTCGCCCACGAGAACGCCGTCAGAATGGCCGAGTCGTATCTGGATTCAGCACCCTTCTCGAAGAAGGGCCTCATCGCGCAGTTGGAGTATGAGGGTTTCAGCAACGCGGAGGCCAAGCGGGCGGTCGCCAGCATCTCCGTCGATTGGAACGAGCAGGCGGCCGACACCGCCCGCAGCTATCTGGACACGTCGGCGTTCTCCCGGAGTGGTCTGCTCGACCAACTGTTGTTCGAGGGCTTCACAAGAGAACAGGCAGAACACGGGCTGACCGCCGTCGGTTACTGA
- a CDS encoding AAA family ATPase: protein MAVITISRQLGTHGARIARGLARELGWKLADKATINAVIEQYGLIRLDEIYGDEAPSFWDLYTQDSVWTIEWMNKTIKTIGKQGDVVILGRGGFVVLGDYADSFDVFVKAPDSVRARRIGKRDGISDEEALAKIEKDDKTRRRFTKRVYSADWADEANFDLVVDTGELSDEKAIELIIAAYNEHLANLPEGPKLSEIKVDEILDEAVKIELKG, encoded by the coding sequence ATGGCAGTCATCACGATTTCGCGGCAGCTGGGCACTCACGGCGCCCGGATCGCCCGCGGGCTGGCCCGCGAACTGGGCTGGAAGCTCGCCGACAAGGCAACGATCAACGCCGTGATCGAGCAGTACGGACTCATCCGCCTCGACGAGATCTACGGCGACGAGGCCCCGTCGTTCTGGGACCTCTACACGCAGGACAGCGTGTGGACCATCGAGTGGATGAACAAGACGATCAAGACCATCGGCAAGCAGGGCGACGTGGTCATCCTCGGCCGCGGCGGCTTCGTCGTCCTCGGCGACTACGCCGACTCCTTCGACGTGTTCGTCAAGGCCCCCGACAGCGTCCGCGCCCGCCGCATCGGCAAGCGCGACGGCATCTCGGACGAGGAGGCCTTGGCCAAGATCGAGAAGGACGACAAGACGCGACGCAGGTTCACCAAACGCGTCTACTCCGCGGACTGGGCCGACGAGGCCAACTTCGACCTGGTCGTCGACACCGGCGAACTGTCCGACGAGAAGGCGATCGAACTGATCATCGCCGCCTACAACGAGCACCTCGCCAACCTGCCCGAGGGCCCGAAGCTGTCGGAGATCAAGGTCGACGAGATCCTCGACGAGGCCGTCAAGATCGAGCTGAAGGGCTGA
- a CDS encoding M23 family metallopeptidase, with protein sequence MTRNRVQPRHALDYTPAAPPRRLGRIVVGLAATAVGLSGVAVASASTTTASASLGVSSSTATASATRSADTTSRSEQREPLTPAASASPSASATASDADAEAATDAASAADAGATAEAIETTEVSSISDVAALKAAEEAAAAKAAAEKLAAEKKAAAEKKAAEEKKAAEEKAAAKKKAAAKKAAAEKAAEEAASRVSLPVNSGSYRISATFGQTGSWSSYHTGLDFAAGVGTEIDAIVSGTVVSDTAGSWSGTHVVIQAADGSYTLYCHMSSKNVEVGDTVTAGDKIGEVGETGRAFGAHLHLEYYTADQTPGDIYNASDPGKYLAGLGLDY encoded by the coding sequence GTGACCCGCAACCGCGTCCAACCCCGGCACGCACTCGACTACACCCCCGCCGCACCCCCGCGGCGACTCGGCCGCATCGTGGTCGGCCTGGCGGCCACCGCTGTCGGCCTGAGCGGTGTGGCCGTGGCCAGCGCGTCGACCACGACGGCCAGCGCCTCCCTGGGTGTGTCGAGTAGCACCGCCACGGCATCGGCGACCCGGAGCGCCGACACCACCAGCCGCAGCGAGCAGCGCGAGCCCCTCACCCCGGCCGCATCCGCATCGCCGTCGGCCAGCGCCACGGCTTCGGATGCGGACGCCGAGGCCGCCACCGATGCCGCCTCTGCCGCGGACGCCGGTGCCACGGCAGAGGCGATCGAGACCACCGAGGTCTCCAGCATCTCCGACGTCGCCGCGCTCAAGGCCGCGGAGGAGGCGGCCGCAGCAAAGGCCGCCGCCGAGAAGCTGGCCGCGGAGAAGAAGGCTGCCGCGGAGAAGAAGGCTGCGGAGGAGAAGAAGGCTGCGGAGGAGAAGGCCGCGGCCAAGAAGAAGGCGGCCGCCAAGAAGGCCGCGGCCGAGAAGGCCGCCGAGGAGGCGGCCTCCCGGGTCTCCCTCCCGGTCAACTCGGGCAGCTACCGCATCAGCGCGACGTTCGGCCAGACCGGCTCGTGGTCGAGCTACCACACGGGCCTCGATTTCGCGGCCGGCGTCGGCACCGAGATCGACGCGATCGTCTCCGGCACCGTCGTCTCCGACACCGCAGGCAGCTGGTCCGGCACGCACGTCGTGATCCAGGCCGCCGACGGCAGCTACACGCTCTACTGCCACATGAGCTCGAAGAACGTGGAGGTCGGCGATACGGTCACCGCCGGCGACAAGATCGGCGAGGTCGGGGAGACCGGCCGTGCGTTCGGGGCGCATCTGCACCTCGAGTACTACACGGCCGACCAGACCCCCGGCGACATCTACAACGCGTCAGACCCGGGCAAGTATCTCGCGGGTCTCGGCCTCGACTACTGA